In the Glycine max cultivar Williams 82 chromosome 6, Glycine_max_v4.0, whole genome shotgun sequence genome, GGGGTTTCTGCGCAAAGACGGGAACTTTAGAACTAACACACTTAAATTTAGAAGAGGAGTTATGTGGAAAATAAGTGCAGGGTGACGAAAGGGTTTGAACAGCATTAGAGAGAGTAAATAACATTGCGACGGGAAAATATTATGTAACTGTCTAAGTGGCTTTAAGAGAAGTGATGGAAAAATTGAATACCCTGATAAATAATCCAAAGTGGGTCAATAACTGATATAGTCCAAGTCCAAGATGTGGTTTTCGAAGACTAGgtggttttattttctttatttaatagttCTTTTTTGTGTATACAAGGAACAGAGTTCATGCTTCCTTGCACAAAAGAGTTAGCAGTTTCCTTAGTGCTTTAATTGGTCTGAGTTTAGACATTGAGGCTCAGAGCTTGCAACCCAGTTGCATTGTGAAGCAAAAGCTAGAAACTTTCTGGAGTTTGTGTTGTAAATTTTTCTTTCCCGGAACTTTGTGGGAGAAATTCTGTCACCCCCAACAAAGTACTCTTTTTTTGAGTCATTGGTTTTTTTGTCCATAGTTGCTGAATGTACCTGTTTTGTCCTTGTTATTTGTGTGATTGAATTGTTGAATTTTCATTATTTGTGGCGTTAATTTTTTCTAGCCTTCCTTGGAATCTCAgtgttgaattcaattttttgtgTGAATCTTGATGTCTGTGGTGTAGGTTTGTGAATTGAGATATGTTGTAACATCTAGTTTGATCATGCGACCAAACTTACCTAATGGGATGAagctttgttgttgttattgttgcttATGATATACTAAACTCAAATGTTTATGAACTACTGATTTGATAGATTTGCATGGCCAGCTTTGAAGTTCCTGAAGTCTATTGGTTTAGATTTTCTATACAACAGAATCCAGTAAATATTAAAGTGCCTCTAAAGCAGTAGTTTATATACAAATGGTTTGAAAATTAGGCAAGGAAGCTAAAGCTAGATATTTCTTCAGTTAACAATTATTACCCTGCAATATTggctcatttattttaaatataactggACATTGATGTCCCATCTTTAATCCTAGGTTCACCTAAATGgaattttcctattttttctgttttcacgAATGTTGTTCTCTTGTACTTAAAAAGATATTAGTGTTATGGTCTGTTTTGATTATTTACATGTGTGAATGAAGTTAACACTAAGATATCatgtttgtgttgttttctagGTGTTTTTTGCTTGCAGATGTTTAAGTTATAATATCTGCAACTATGGATAGTAAACGAGAAAATTTGTTATTATCCTCATTACCTAGACAACTGTTATCAATTGATGAAGAATTATGGCGGATGACCGAAGAGAGGATACAAGAGATACTATGGACAATTCAACCAAATGTATTATCTGAGATGAATAGAAAGAATGTTCTTAATTATGTTCAAAAGCTGATTGGAGATTACTATGATACAAAGGTTAGaatattttgatctaataattatgtttgcaattttttattgcTGGAGTTGGTTTACTACATAtggtattttatttgtttaatgaaCTTGTTTTCTTGCCCTCATTGTTAGTCGGGTGTTCTTGTAGCGTTTGTTACTttaaaggatatatatatatataattagatcCATTTTTATGTAtgctataaatttttatttatttttgtttagaaatgattggtaaatttttttttccttttttcttatgATACTTTCCTTTTAAGAGCTGTTAGAACTCGaatgtgattttattatttattttactgtcTTAACGTGATTTTATAATCATGTTGGTAACTCTTGTGTACTTCGATCATACCTTATATGTGCATGCTGACACCTTCGCCTATCAAATCCATCTTTTTCCACTTTTATATTTAGATgtctaaaaaacataaaaaaaaaatcatgccaTGGAAAACCAGTTTATCACTTGCAGGTCTTATAATCAATATAAATGAATGTTTTACCTTTGTGGATCTACGTCAGGTTTTTCCATTCGGTTCTTTTCCACTAAAAACTTATCTTCCTGATGGAGATATCGACTTGACGGTTATTAATCATGAAGACGAAGAGGAGAATTTGGCAAAAGAAATATGCACTATACTTGAATGTGCAAATGACCTTATATACCAAGTAAAAGACATAGAACATATACGTGCACAGGTTCATAAACAAAATTCTCTATTTTAACTGTTATAATTatcttttgattattatattctcTATTTTAACTGATTAGAAAGTAGTGCTTAATGTTTTTTTGGCAAAGAATATCTCTCATTAGACCTCCTTTTTACTTTTGGATGATGGATTGCAGGTTCAGGTTGTGAAATGCACAGTGAAAAATATACCAATTGACATTACTTTCAATCAGATGACTGGACTTTGTACTCTATGCTTTTTGGAGCaggtatttgatttaattaatatttgtgtgtgtttttatttctataagCTTAAATATCACTCGTGGTACTTTATGTTTGCACAATTTATGTATGCTTAAAATTGATAGTTAAATGTATCTTTTATGTTGTTAGTCTTAGTTGCGATTGTGGGTATATGAAGTGTTAGAACTgtcatttataatatatatatatatattgctctTTTTTGTGTTTCAAATGTCATGCTGACATTTTAGACTCATTTTCctattatgtttttatatatgtatatgctttGCTTCCCCTTATTTAGCTATGTTTCTAGGGTCCTGCAAAGCCAAAAATAATGTGAATGATTGTGaagagaagaacaaaaaaaattgtctcgATTCAGTCAACTTGCTTTTTAGTGGCCTCAATGTTTaagttaattattcatttagcCACTTTCCATTTTCTTGATAAATGTTTGTTGTCAATTCTCTCTCTTCCCctataatttatctatttattattgaaATCAATTTTTCTATTCaggctttgctaattttttttaatcaacaacAAATTTTTAGGTTGACCAACTTGCTGGAAAGAACCATATTTTCAAACGCAGTATTATCTTAATCAAGGCATGGTGTTGCTACGATAGTCGACTTCTTGGTTCACAGCATGGCTTGTTATCAACATACGCAACAGAAGTATTAgtcttatatattatcaatcGTTTTCATGCATCAGTGCGTGATCCTTTAGAGGTGAGTCAAGTCTTCCATCAATATTATTTGTTGCACCCTTTCAACATTTGTATTTAAATCAACTTGAAGAATTAAAGCAATGTATCGCTATTTACTAGCAGGTTCTATACATATTTTTTGACTACTACGGCACATTTGATTGGGAGCATAATTATATGAGTATATGGGGTCCAAAAGCCTTATCATCCCTTCCTGAAATTGTTGGTAAGTGTTATTTTGCAATGCATAAGCTATTGGATGTGTTTTCAATCTTCAGTCCTTGATGTATCCCAACTTGCTCATCACAGATAGACCAGAATGTGATCAGGATGAATTCTTGCTCCATAAAGAGTTTCTCATAAACTACAGGGATATTTTCTCTTCCAAAGCAAAGTCATCCGAGACTACGACCAATACATTTCCCGTTAAGCACATAAACATCTTGGATCCTCTAAGAAATGATAACAACCTTGGTCGCAGTGTCAACGAAGGTAATTTTGCCCACTAAAGCATAAATGGATTATGGTGAATATTTTGTGTACTTTAATTGCCTTATAGCTTTCATACTTCGTAATGATCAAAGGACTTGAGAAATTTATGTAGATCCTAGTCTTACCCaatggaaaagtttttatactggGGAAGATGTTTATGCATGGTTAAGAACATCTACAAGTTCACTGCAACTTAACATATACGGGTGAAAAAAATGCATCAAGGCTTACtcaaatatcaatatatatatatactcaatCCTAGTCTTACTTTCAAGTTTTATATATGATgctaaaataattagaaattgtGATGTTTCATGACATTATTTCAAACTTGTAATGGTTACTTTTTAAAATGTGCAGTTCTCTTCCACTTATATACTTACCTTTTTACTTACCTGCAGCCAGTTTTCATCGAATAAGATTTGCTCTTTCCTACGGTGCTAAAAAGTTTAAGCAGATCTTCACGCTCGCAGGAGAAAACATGGGTGAGGCACTGGAGAAGTTTTTCTTCGACACTTTGCAAAGGAATGGGAAAGGAGAAAGGGCAGATGTAGATGTTCCTGTTTCTCCATTTGGTACTGGAAGATATGAAAAGTCTGTCCTCGATGGAGATTGTGATAGTTA is a window encoding:
- the LOC100788864 gene encoding uncharacterized protein — encoded protein: MDSKRENLLLSSLPRQLLSIDEELWRMTEERIQEILWTIQPNVLSEMNRKNVLNYVQKLIGDYYDTKVFPFGSFPLKTYLPDGDIDLTVINHEDEEENLAKEICTILECANDLIYQVKDIEHIRAQVQVVKCTVKNIPIDITFNQMTGLCTLCFLEQVDQLAGKNHIFKRSIILIKAWCCYDSRLLGSQHGLLSTYATEVLVLYIINRFHASVRDPLEVLYIFFDYYGTFDWEHNYMSIWGPKALSSLPEIVDRPECDQDEFLLHKEFLINYRDIFSSKAKSSETTTNTFPVKHINILDPLRNDNNLGRSVNEASFHRIRFALSYGAKKFKQIFTLAGENMGEALEKFFFDTLQRNGKGERADVDVPVSPFGTGRYEKSVLDGDCDSYYGGSQYAQQYPNYAMPTTTIHSNSPSSPSQDDILALSTQQNWSEGDLLALSTQQNWSMYYQSVYNGYIPGQTLFHPTYNFEEGGRSRGTGTYIPDLNYNCYWDIRAKVNRPRRFPSAKHNALLKSCPKRKEAEEVHFETNMNDNSKPFELSNEDFPLILGIRKATSPTQAQESAPFANVHSETNKDGGNSRFYEPSNETHAKEPALLAKVLSKTDKPSNPWSFELVKEDFPLLPKVCSEPRMDDNSKSFDLSKKDFPPLQRSHKIVPSKSNQPTKYEKISSSSKESKLKNVEFGTHKLSQSLAEQSMSTKGEKEISGVSSSQETKLVVPKVAL